A genomic window from Solanum dulcamara chromosome 11, daSolDulc1.2, whole genome shotgun sequence includes:
- the LOC129872003 gene encoding protein EARLY-RESPONSIVE TO DEHYDRATION 7, chloroplastic-like: MASQNPSLHKAPLYPRVIHNDPDLQSTSSSRPNLYPTIDETDHAENLIPHNYHIISSAPSAPPESHEETLLVIPGVLVHLIDKDYSVELATGDLSLFRLLQDKNTVAILANVGDDIQWPLTKDLTAVKLDDSHYFFSFQVLKEDDSDSSDDEKEKSKKKKKKDKGPMDDLLNYGLTIASKGQEALLKELDDILKSYSTFSVQKVEENAALAMGGTVARELSPDELKSEKKKEVLEERCAQYWTTLAPNVEEYSGSAAKLVAQGSGQLIKGILWCGDVSAERLMRGNEVLKQRMITGTKAEISPETLKRIQRVKRVTKMTEKVALGVLSGVLQVSGFFTSSVVNSIAGKKFFKILPGEMVLATLDGFSRICDAVEVAGKNVMSTSSTVTAELVSQKYGEEAAKVASEGLDAAGHAVGTAWTVFKIRKALNPKSSFNRATQLKSSAKAAALKKAKST; this comes from the exons ATGGCTTCTCAGAACCCTAGTCTCCATAAAGCCCCATTGTATCCACGTGTCATTCACAATGATCCAGATCTCCAGTCAACCTCTTCTTCTCGTCCCAATCTTTATCCAACCATAGACGAAACTGACCATGCCGAGAATCTCATCCCTCACAATTACCATATTATCTCTTCTGCTCCATCTGCCCCTCCTGAGTCCCACGAGGAAACCCTTCTCGTTATCCCTGGTGTACTCGTCCATTTGATCGATAAAGATTACTCTGTTGAGCTAGCTACCGGAGATTTATCTCTGTTTCGTCTCCTGCAAGATAAGAATACCGTTGCTATCCTTGCTAATGTGGGAGACGACATCCAATGGCCGTTAACTAAGGACCTGACCGCGGTGAAATTGGATGATTCGCAttatttcttctcatttcaagTTTTGAAAGAGGATGATTCGGATTCCAGTGATGATGAGAAAGAAAagagtaaaaaaaagaaaaaaaaagataagggACCGATGGATGATTTATTGAATTATGGTTTGACGATTGCTTCAAAGGGTCAGGAGGCATTGTTGAAGGAGCTGGATGATATTTTGAAAAGTTACAGCACCTTTTCTGTTCAGAAGGTGGAGGAAAATGCGGCATTGGCAATGGGAGGAACAGTGGCAAGGGAGTTGTCTCCAGATGAATTGAAAtcggagaagaagaaggaagtgTTAGAAGAGCGATGCGCTCAATACTGGACCACGTTAGCACCCAATGTGGAGGAGTATAGTGGATCAGCTGCAAAATTAGTTGCTCAAGGATCAGGGCAGCTGATTAAGGGGATTTTGTGGTGTGGAGATGTGTCAGCAGAACGATTGATGCGCGGAAATGAGGTTTTAAAACAAAGGATGATTACAGGGACTAAGGCCGAGATTAGTCCTGAGACATTGAAGAGGATTCAAAG GGTTAAAAGAGTAACAAAGATGACTGAGAAAGTAGCACTAGGAGTCCTTTCTGGAGTTCTCCAGGTTTCAGGATTCTTCACTAGTTCAGTTGTAAATTCCATAGCAGGAAAAAAGTTCTTCAAGATACTGCCAGGAGAGATGGTCCTTGCTACTCTGGATGGATTTA GCAGAATATGTGACGCTGTTGAAGTTGCTGGAAAGAATGTGATGTCAACATCATCCACCGTGACAGCTGAACTTGTTTCGCAGAA GTATGGAGAAGAGGCAGCAAAAGTGGCAAGTGAAGGGCTTGACGCAGCAGGGCATGCTGTTGGGACTGCCTGGACTGTGTTCAAGATCAGAAAGGCTCTTAACCCCAAAAGTTCCTTTAATCGCGCCACCCAACTTAAGTCTAGTGCTAAAGCTGCTGCTTTGAAGAAGGCCAAGAGCACATAG
- the LOC129872001 gene encoding alpha-mannosidase, whose translation MRIFVTPALVFLFIFSTVCSDGAIGVNGYLKYNTGGGIVESKLNVHLVPHSHDDVGWLKTIDQYYVGSNNSIQGACVENVLDSVVMSLRRDRNRKFVFAEMAFFHRWWRRQSPEIQEEVKNLVASGQLEFVNGGWCMHDEATCHYIDMIDQTTLGHQLIKNEFNITPRAGWQIDPFGHSAVQAYLLGAEVGFDSVHFARIDYQDRAKRKEDKALEVIWRGSRTFGSSSQIFTNAFPVHYSPPHGFHFEVDDADFVPVQDDPIIFDLNVDIRVNDFINAAITQANVTRTNHIMWTMGDDFQYQYAETWFKEMDKLIHYVNKDGRVNALYSTPSIYVDAKHATNESWPLKTDDYFPYADGGNSYWTGFFTSRPALKRYIRMLSGYYLAARQLEFLTGRKSNGFNTFSLGDALGVTQHHDAVTGTAKQHTTDDYVKRLAIGASESEVVVNSALSCLVNSKSGPCSTTSSLFNQCQLLNTSYCPPTEEDITEGKNLVVVAYNPLGWNRTDIIKIPVNNANLIVKDSTGNLIEAQFIELDNVTSNLRKFYVEAYLGISPKQAPKYWLFFRVSVSPLGWNTYFISKTSQNGSSPGYVTKMDIPLNETVEIGPGNLKASFSSNTGQLKRLYNSKTGVDIPVQQSYLWYGSSANSDQDSGAYIFRPDGSTPVIVARSVSIKVMRGPLVDEIHQQFNSWISQVIRIYKDKEHAELEFTIGPIPTEDSVGKEVITKMTANMATDKVFYTDSNGRDFLKRVRDYRADWDLQVTQPVAGNYYPVNLGMYITDNKSELSVLVDRATGGASIKDGEIELMLHRRLLYDDARGVGEALDETVCVGSMCEGLTVRGNYYLGIHKKGDGSRWRRTTGQEIYSPLVLAFGHENQEEWKASHITKATIMNPYYSLPPNVALITLQELDNGGVLIRLAHLYEAGEDADYSTITKVLLKEMFAGKRIKAIKETSLSANQGKNEMKKMSWNIEHDSGSEAAPIRGGPVDMSLLIVELGPMEIRTFIVKF comes from the exons ATAGGAAATTTGTCTTTGCTGAAATG GCATTTTTCCATCGGTGGTGGAGAAGGCAAAGCCCAGAAATTCAAGAAGAAGTGAAAAATCTTGTAGCTTCTGGTCAGCTGGAATTCGT AAATGGTGGTTGGTGTATGCACGATGAAGCGACTTGCCATTACATAGATATGATTGATCAGACAACACTAGGCCATCAACTGATAAAGAATGAATTCAATATCACTCCTCGTGCAGGATGGCAGATCGATCCATTTGGGCACTCTGCCGTGCAAGCCTATCTTCTTGGGGCAGAG GTAGGATTTGATTCTGTTCACTTTGCGCGTATTGATTATCAAGACAGAGCAAAACGTAAGGAGGATAAAGCTCTCGAGGTTATATGGCGTGGTTCAAGAACATTTGGTTCTTCCTCCCAG ATATTTACCAATGCATTTCCTGTACATTATAGTCCACCACATGGTTTCCATTTCGAAGTGGATGATGCTGATTTTGTTCCAGTCCAG GATGATCCTATTATCTTTGACCTAAATGTCGACATACGGGTTAATGACTTCATCAATGCTGCAATCACACAA GCAAATGTGACACGCACGAATCACATCATGTGGACCATGGGAGATGATTTCCAATACCAATATGCTGAAACTTGGTTCAAGGAAATGGATAAATTAATTCACTACGTCAACAAG GACGGTCGAGTTAATGCATTGTACTCTACTCCATCAATTTATGTTGATGCAAAACATGCAACCAATGAATCTTGGCCTCTAAAAACTGATGATTACTTTCC ATATGCAGATGGTGGAAATTCTTATTGGACTGGTTTCTTTACCAGTCGACCAGCTTTAAAGCGATACATTCGTATGCTAAGTGGATATTATCTG GCTGCTCGCCAGCTTGAATTCTTAACTGGGAGGAAATCAAATGGATTCAACACGTTTAGCTTGGGAGATGCTCTGGGAGTTACACAACACCATGATGCTGTGACTGGTACTGCTAAACAACATACAACTGATGACTATGTGAAACGCTTGGCTATTGGAGCTTCTGAA TCAGAAGTTGTGGTGAATTCTGCTTTATCATGCCTGGTTAATTCCAAATCAGGTCCTTGTTCTACCACTTCATCATTATTCAACCAG TGTCAATTGCTCAATACAAGTTATTGTCCACCAACTGAAGAAGACATCACTGAGGGGAAGAATTTG GTTGTTGTGGCATACAATCCTCTTGGATGGAATCGAACTGATATCATCAAGATCCCG GTCAACAATGCTAATCTTATTGTAAAAGATTCCACGGGAAATCTGATTGAGGCacaatttatagagttggatAATGTTACCAGCAACTTGAGAAAGTTTTATGTTGAGGCGTATCTCGGAATATCACCCAAACAAGCTCCCAAATATTGGCTCTTCTTTCGAGTGTCTGTGTCACCTCTTGGCTggaatacttattttatttctaaaacATCACAGAATG GGAGCTCTCCTGGCTATGTCACAAAGATGGACATTCCACTGAACGAGACTGTTGAAATTGGACCAGGGAACTTAAAGGCATCCTTTTCCTCAAATACCGGTCAACTTAAACGTCTATATAATTCTAAAACAGGG GTTGATATACCTGTACAACAAAGCTATCTTTGGTATGGCTCGAGTGCAAACTCAGATCAG GATTCTGGTGCCTACATTTTCAGACCCGATGGATCAACCCCAGTCATAGTTGCGAGATCA GTTTCAATAAAGGTTATGCGTGGGCCCCTGGTCGATGAAATTCACCAGCAATTCAACTCATGGATATCTCAG GTAATTAGGATTTACAAAGACAAAGAACACGCTGAACTCGAATTCACT ATTGGTCCTATACCAACAGAAGATAGTGTTGGAAAAGAGGTTATTACCAAAATGACAGCAAATATGGCCACTGATAAAGTGTTCTATACTGACTCTAATGGGAGAGATTTTCTTAAAAGA GTTAGAGATTACCGAGCTGATTGGGACCTCCAAGTTACTCAACCTGTTGCAGGGAACTATTATCCA GTGAATCTTGGAATGTACATAACAGATAACAAATCAGAATTGTCTGTTTTGGTGGATCGTGCAACAGGTGGAGCCAGCATTAAGGATGGAGAAATAGAACTCATGTTGCATAG GCGCTTGCTCTATGATGATGCTAGAGGAGTGGGTGAAGCCCTTGATGAGACTGTCTGTGTTGGAAGTATGTGTGAGGGACTCACG GTTCGAGGGAATTACTATCTGGGAATTCATAAAAAGGGTGATGGTTCACGTTGGCGCAGAACAACTGGCCAAGAAATTTATTCACCTCTTGTTTTAGCTTTTGGACATGAG AATCAGGAAGAATGGAAAGCTTCGCATATAACCAAAGCCACCATCATGAATCCCTATTATAGTTTACCTCCTAATGTTGCACTGATTACTCTCCAG gAGTTGGATAACGGAGGTGTACTTATCCGTTTGGCTCATCTATACGAg GCTGGTGAAGATGCTGATTATTCGACAATAACCAAAGTTCTACTGAAGGAGATGTTTGCTGGAAAAAGG ATAAAGGCAATCAAGGAAACAAGCTTATCGGCGAATCAAGGCAAGAATGAGATGAAGAAGATGAGTTGGAATATAGAACATGACAGTGGTAGTGAGGCTGCACCAATTAGAGGGGGTCCAGTAGACATGTCTCTTCTTATAGTCGAGCTTGGTCCCATGGAGATACGGACTTTCATCgttaaattttga